From a region of the Saccharomyces paradoxus chromosome IV, complete sequence genome:
- the HNT2 gene encoding bis(5'-adenosyl)-triphosphatase (Dinucleoside triphosphate hydrolase~similar to YDR305C) → MPESQDYFKTLQLIHRFIKWQYKADSINVAIQDGPEAGQSVPHLHTHIIPRYKINNVGDLIYDKLDHWDGNGTLADWQARRDEYLGVGGRQARKNKSTLATADGDEPLKGPNVLKPDSQRKVRTLGEMKKEVEDLQSGLEQFVSSNTDLTQWL, encoded by the coding sequence ATGCCTGAATCCCAAGATTATTTCAAGACCCTGCAGTTAATTCATAGATTTATTAAATGGCAATATAAGGCAGACTCGATCAATGTTGCCATACAAGATGGACCTGAAGCGGGCCAATCAGTACCCCACTTGCACACACACATTATACCACGttacaaaataaataatgtTGGAGATTTGATATACGATAAATTAGACCATTGGGATGGTAATGGCACTTTGGCTGATTGGCAAGCAAGACGAGACGAATATTTAGGAGTTGGTGGTAGGcaagcaagaaaaaacaagtCTACACTGGCCACTGCGGATGGGGATGAACCCTTGAAAGGCCCTAATGTCTTGAAGCCAGACAGTCAGAGGAAGGTCAGAACTTTGGGcgaaatgaaaaaagaggtTGAGGATCTTCAAAGCGGACTAGAACAGTTTGTATCTTCTAATACTGATTTGACACAATGGCTATAG
- the PRO1 gene encoding glutamate 5-kinase (Gamma-glutamyl kinase~similar to YDR300C) encodes MKNANESKSYTIVIKLGSSSLVDEKTKEPKLAIMSLIVETVVKLRRMGHKVIIVSSGGIAVGLRTMRLDKRPKHLAEVQAIAAIGQGRLIGRWDLLFSQFDQRIAQILLTRNDILDWTQYKNAQNTINELLNMGVVPIVNENDTLSVREIKFGDNDTLSAITSALIRADYLFLLTDVDCLYTDNPRTNPDAMPILVVPDLSKGLPGVNTTGGSGSDVGTGGMETKLVAADLATNAGVHTLIMKSDTPANIGKIVEYMQTLGLDDENKIRKAYDGDLTQLQKRELEKLKALNVPLHTKFIANDNKHHLKNREFWILHGLVSKGAIVIDQGAYAALTRKNKAGLLPAGVIDVQGTFHELECVDIKVGKKLPDGTLDPNLPLQTVGKARCNYTSTELSKIKGLHSDQIEEELGYNDSEYVAHRENLAFPPR; translated from the coding sequence atgaagaatgCTAATGAGAGCAAATCCTATACTATAGTGATTAAATTAGGTTCTTCATCGCTAGTAGATGAAAAAACTAAAGAACCTAAGCTAGCTATCATGTCGCTCATTGTCGAGACTGTGGTCAAATTGAGAAGAATGGGACACAAGGTCATTATTGTGTCCAGTGGTGGTATCGCGGTTGGTTTGAGGACCATGCGTTTGGATAAGAGACCAAAACATTTGGCAGAAGTTCAGGCCATCGCAGCTATTGGGCAGGGTAGATTGATTGGGAGATGGgatcttttattttcccaATTTGATCAACGTATTGCCCAAATTTTATTGACTAGAAACGATATTTTGGACTGGACGCAATATAAGAACGCTCAAAACACAATCAATGAATTGTTGAACATGGGTGTTGTTCCTATTGTGAACGAGAACGACACGTTATCCGTTAGAGAAATCAAGTTTGGTGACAATGACACTTTATCAGCAATTACTTCTGCTTTGATCCGTGCAgattatctttttttactgaCAGATGTTGATTGTTTATATACTGATAATCCAAGAACAAATCCAGACGCTATGCCTATCTTGGTTGTCCCAGATCTCTCCAAGGGTTTGCCAGGCGTCAATACTACTGGTGGTTCAGGCTCGGACGTTGGGACAGGCGGTATGGAAACTAAATTGGTTGCTGCAGACTTGGCAACCAATGCCGGTGTTCATACCTTGATCATGAAAAGCGATACCCCTGCAAATATAGGGAAAATTGTCGAGTACATGCAAACTCTAGGACtcgatgatgaaaataaaattagaaaagCATACGATGGTGACCTAACGCAACTGCAGAAAAGAGAATTAGAGAAGTTAAAGGCCCTAAACGTTCCGCTACATACAAAATTCATTGCTAACGACAATAAACACCATCTGAAGAATAGAGAGTTTTGGATTTTACATGGCCTTGTCTCTAAAGGCGCTATTGTTATAGACCAAGGCGCATACGCAGCCCtaacaaggaaaaataaGGCGGGATTGTTGCCAGCAGGTGTTATTGATGTTCAGGGTACTTTCCATGAGTTAGAATGTGTTGATATAAAAGTTGGGAAAAAGTTACCAGATGGCACATTAGATCCAAATCTTCCTTTGCAAACTGTAGGGAAGGCAAGATGTAATTATACGAGTACCGAATTAAGCAAGATCAAAGGTTTGCACAGTGACCAAATTGAAGAGGAGTTGGGCTATAATGACAGTGAATATGTTGCTCATAGAGAAAATTTGGCATTTCCACCTCGTTAA
- the GPI11 gene encoding mannose-ethanolamine phosphotransferase GPI11 (ER membrane protein involved in a late step of GPI anchor assembly~similar to YDR302W), translating into MPAKKRTRKTVKKTVSFSDDTTLTTHQNREKKNVDHDRPPVYVRKAPLMTFPYHLIALLYYYIFVSSNFNTVKLLSFLIPTQVAYLVLQFNKCTVYGNKIIKINYSLTLICLGVTFLLSFPAMLLTILFGAPLMDLLWETWLLSLHFAFLAYPAVYSVFNCDFKVGLWKKYFIFIVVGSWISCVVIPLDWDRDWQNWPIPIVVGGYLGALVGYTIGAYI; encoded by the coding sequence ATGCCGGCTAAGAAAAGGACTAGAAAGACGGTAAAAAAAACCGTATCATTCTCTGATGACACAACATTAACAACGCACCAAAATcgtgagaaaaaaaatgtagaTCATGATCGTCCACCTGTATATGTGAGGAAAGCCCCCCTGATGACATTCCCATACCATTTAATAGCGTTGCTTTATTACTACATTTTCGTATCTTCCAATTTCAATACGGTGAAATTACTGAGTTTTTTGATTCCTACACAAGTTGCTTATTTAGTTTTGCAATTCAATAAATGCACAGTTTATGGTAACAAAATCATCAAGATCAATTACTCTTTGACCTTGATTTGTCTAGGTGTTACATTTTTGTTAAGCTTTCCTGCAATGTTATTAACTATTTTATTCGGTGCGCCATTAATGGACTTATTGTGGGAAACTTGGCTATTGTCACTGCATTTTGCATTTTTAGCATACCCTGCAGTTTATTCTGTATTTAATTGTGATTTCAAAGTGGGGTTATGgaagaaatatttcatctttattGTTGTAGGCAGTTGGATTAGTTGTGTTGTTATTCCTTTAGATTGGGATAGGGATTGGCAAAATTGGCCAATCCCAATTGTTGTTGGAGGGTATTTGGGCGCTTTGGTTGGCTATACTATCGGTGCTTATATATAA
- the CPR5 gene encoding peptidylprolyl isomerase family protein CPR5 (Peptidyl-prolyl cis-trans isomerase (cyclophilin) of the ER~similar to YDR304C): MKFQVLSIITLFACFFTTAIFAKEVTPEDPEITHKVYFDISHGDEKVGRIVMGLYGLTTPQTVENFYQLTISRDPKMGYLNSIFHRVIPNFMIQGGDFTHRSGIGGKSIFGNTFKDENFDVKHDKPGRLSMANRGKNTNGSQFFITTVPCPWLDGKHVVFGEVLEGMDVVHYIENVKTDSRNMPVKEVIIVESGELETVPLGHQDAAKLQEEIKAEASEASHDEL; the protein is encoded by the coding sequence ATGAAATTTCAAGTTTTATCCATCATTACTTTGTTTGCTTGTTTCTTCACGACAGCCATCTTTGCCAAAGAAGTCACGCCGGAAGATCCTGAGATCACACATAAGGTCTACTTCGATATTAGTCACGGTGATGAAAAAGTTGGTCGTATCGTTATGGGATTGTATGGTCTCACCACACCCCAAACCGTTGAGAACTTTTATCAGTTGACCATTTCCAGGGACCCCAAGATGGGTTACTTGAACTCTATCTTCCACCGCGTTATTCCTAATTTCATGATTCAAGGTGGTGATTTTACTCACAGATCAGGTATTGGAGGCAAGTCCATCTTTGGAAACACGTTCAAAGATGAGAATTTTGATGTCAAGCACGATAAACCAGGCAGATTGTCCATGGCCAATCGTGGTAAAAACACCAACGGATCgcaatttttcatcaccaCTGTTCCTTGCCCATGGTTGGACGGCAAGCATGTTGTCTTTGGAGAAGTCTTGGAGGGTATGGACGTGGTTCACTACATCGAAAACGTTAAGACCGACAGTAGAAACATGCCCGTAAAGGAAGTTATCATTGTCGAGAGTGGTGAATTGGAAACTGTTCCTTTGGGCCACCAAGACGCGGCCAAGCTACAGGAAGAGATCAAAGCGGAAGCAAGTGAAGCATCACATGATGAGCTATAA
- the RSC3 gene encoding Rsc3p (Component of the RSC chromatin remodeling complex~similar to YDR303C), with translation MDIRGRKMKKPPACVQCRKRKIGCDRVKPICGNCMKHNKMDCFYPDVPGQYVPSSSSSSNTRQVASGPYLNSYYASRRVSKETAALLQKNPELASLEQIREYNTRLQLLNAQSQLNNRSSAANATLNQQHTQYIPKSVPSLESKPVTSANESSIPLNWVQGPAIFHMLTSPYTQDEIINHEMNFLKGRLLELQEITGKKITGVNLDFKQDSSAQMQSSHSNRNQEEFLTIRKRKLGEDGITDGDGKTIPENERRPHLNEFKDLDPQFLDTNKVFNVFNSAISQESRNKLWLLPKNINKSSIFQIQYLIERDPFLFKFFKELNTLIETQFNGPLHDVITNHNNKERNSSISQILRFPSQSITQNLVNKYLSTITETNSILPILKPKRLLPIIEQLFPSNTINIPNSSEFETIFQVFSVTDDQLLNLGFITLCLLILFESLNSTVLIPLRDEGHLQLFNVLFNYLPSLKSNLTTFKFEIEKRSMCNIDTLRFISLWKYYQFVTTTSSSSSLVIDYDEDMHMACALSLNHETQNQSHILVWNFIYKNYCWRHLFLGQLPLLMSEPFTNSTPIIDPLLNNDFELIDFEVNLMKYLQSKDQQLSIDKIIELIKLLKTKNIEVSQGCLTTPSIINNIMDSLIYRNSMLYLNFYLLLQFETLRNYAKFNEILEEFLELSRETLFFVFSNLANIKFAGHEFTFINKSITVLQALVLMLLALYQRSFESSKMTNDGKETCIDQTESIHGNNDNNKRIKNKNVIHLIINKIAMLLSDYTKNCKKQNKLIENLITKIKIISRYIKNLEENKATFTADLNYRTNNGFSSISSDQLIKLNHELNKISESLIKTDFYEQRKNSTVSNGTAGTAAPIDSDANLDTFGLTKENFNEIFKAIRS, from the coding sequence ATGGATATTCGTGgtagaaaaatgaaaaaaccGCCTGCTTGCGTGCAGTGCCGTAAGAGGAAGATAGGTTGTGACCGTGTTAAGCCCATCTGTGGGAACTGTATGAAACATAATAAGATGGACTGCTTCTACCCGGACGTTCCTGGACAATACGTTCCCTCTAGCTCTTCCTCTTCGAACACACGCCAAGTAGCCAGCGGCCCGTACTTAAACTCTTATTACGCTTCTCGTCGTGTCTCTAAAGAAACCGCTGCACTTTTGCAGAAAAACCCAGAACTGGCTTCTTTGGAGCAAATAAGAGAATACAACACGCGTCTGCAACTGCTCAATGCTCAAAGCCAGCTTAATAATAGATCATCTGCGGCAAATGCAACCTTGAACCAACAACACACTCAATATATTCCAAAATCGGTACCTTCCTTAGAAAGCAAGCCGGTCACCTCTGCAAACGAATCCTCTATTCCACTCAATTGGGTTCAAGGCCCTGCGATTTTCCATATGCTAACCTCTCCTTACACACAAGATGAAATCATCAATCATGAAATGAATTTCTTAAAAGGCAGACTACTAGAACTGCAAGAAATTACAGGTAAGAAGATCACAGGAGTAAATCTTGATTTTAAACAAGATTCCTCAGCGCAAATGCAGTCTTCACACTCTAATCGAAACCAAGAGGAGTTTTTGACAAttaggaaaagaaaattaggTGAAGATGGCATCACTGATGGAGACGGTAAAACAATTCCAGAGAATGAAAGAAGGCCTCATCTCAACGAATTTAAGGATTTGGATCCTCAGTTTTTGGATACtaataaagtttttaatGTATTCAATTCCGCTATTTCGCAAGAAAGTAGGAATAAGTTATGGTTGttaccaaaaaatataaacaaaagctCTATCTTCCAGATTCAGTATTTAATTGAGCGTGACCCTTTCCtattcaaattcttcaaagaacTGAATACGCTAATTGAGACACAATTTAATGGGCCTCTACACGATGTGATAACAAACCATAACAACAAGGAGCGCAACAGCAGTATATCCCAAATATTAAGGTTCCCCTCGCAATCTATAACACAGAATCTTGTTAACAAATACTTATCCACGATAACGGAAACGAATTCGATATTGCCAATATTAAAACCAAAGAGATTACTACCTATAATTGAGCAGCTTTTTCCATCTAATACCATAAATATTCCAAATTCTAGTGAGTTTgaaacaatttttcaagttttcaGTGTGACCGATGATCAACTACTAAATTTAGGATTTATAACTCTCTGTCTCTTGATTCTTTTTGAGTCATTGAATTCTACGGTATTAATTCCTCTTAGAGATGAAGGACACTTGCAATTGTTCAATGTATTATTCAATTACTTGCCTTCGTTGAAGTCGAATTTGACAACatttaaatttgaaattgaaaaaagatcGATGTGCAATATAGACACCCTGCGGTTTATTTCTCTGTGGAAATATTACCAATTTGTGACGACTACATCGTCTTCGTCCTCCCTTGTAATTGATTACGATGAAGATATGCATATGGCATGTGCACTATCATTAAATCATGAAACTCAAAATCAATCGCATATTTTGGTCTGGAATTTCATATATAAGAATTACTGCTGGAGACATCTTTTCTTAGGTCAATTACCATTGCTAATGTCTGAACCCTTCACGAACTCTACTCCAATTATTGATCCTTTGTTAAACAACGATTTTGAATTGATTGATTTCGAagtgaatttgatgaaatatTTGCAAAGTAAAGACCAGCAACTATCcattgataaaattataGAGTTAATCAAGCTTCTAAAAACCAAGAATATTGAGGTCAGCCAAGGATGTTTAACGACTCCCTCGATaattaataatatcatGGATTCTCTAATCTACAGAAATTCAATGttatatttgaatttttacCTTTTATTGCAATTTGAAACGTTGAGGAATTATGCtaaattcaatgaaatattaGAGGAATTTTTAGAACTGTCGAGAGAGACCttattctttgttttctcgAATTTAGCTAACATTAAATTCGCCGGTCATGAATTTACATTCATTAATAAATCTATTACAGTTCTGCAAGCTTTAGTTTTGATGCTTCTAGCACTCTACCAAAGATCCTTTGAATCTTCGAAGATGACAAATGATGGTAAGGAAACCTGCATTGACCAAACAGAGAGTATTCATGGTaataacgataataataagagaataaagaacaaaaatgttATTCATTTAattatcaataaaattGCAATGCTATTAAGCGATTATACTAAGAATTGTAAGAAGCAAAATAAGctaattgaaaatttaattACTAAAATTAAGATAATCTCCagatatatcaaaaatctAGAGGAAAACAAAGCTACATTTACTGCCGATTTGAATTATCGTACTAATAATGGATTTTCCAGCATATCGAGCGACCAATTGATTAAACTAAATCACGAACTGAATAAGATTTCTGAATCTCTTATAAAAACAGATTTTTATGAACAGAGGAAAAATAGCACAGTTTCTAATGGGACCGCAGGTACTGCAGCACCGATTGATAGCGACGCAAACTTAGATACGTTCGGTTTAACCaaggaaaattttaatgaaatttttaagGCTATTCGTAGCTGA
- the CFT1 gene encoding cleavage/polyadenylation factor CFT1 (RNA-binding subunit of the mRNA cleavage and polyadenylation factor~similar to YDR301W), producing the protein MNVYDDVLDATVVSHSLTTHFTTSDYEELLVVRTNILSVYRPTRDGKLYLTDEFKFHGLITDIGLIPQKDSPLSCLLLCTGVAKTSILKFNTLTNSIDTLSLHYYEGKFKDKSLVELAKTSTLRMDPGSSCALLFNNDIIAFLPFHVNKNDDEEEEEEGEEEEEEDIDDEELIHSIDQKSQGTNAFNKRKRTKLCDEFTASSVVLVANELYEGAKNIIDIQFLKNFTKPTIAILYQPKLVWAGNTTISKLPTQYIILTLNIQAAENATKIESTTIAFVKELPWDLHTVVPVSNGAIIVGTNELAFLDNTGVLQSTILLNSFADKELQKTKIINNSSLEVMFREKDTTSIWMPSSKSKNGASNNDETLLLMDLKSNIYYIQMEAEGRLLIKFDIFKLPIVNDLLKENSNPKCITRLNATNSNKNMDLFIGFGSGNALVLRLNNLKSTIETREEHKAPSSSTNSLMDINDEDDEEMEDLYADEAPENGLTTNDSKGTVETVQPFDIELLSSLRNVGPITSLTIGKVSSIDDVVKGLPNPNKNEYSLVATSGNGSGSHLTVIQTSVQPEIELALKFISITQIWNLKMKGRDRYLITTDSTKSRSDIYESDNNFKLHKGGRLRRDATTVYISMFGEEKRIIQVTTNHLYLYDTHFRRLTTIKFDYEVIHVSVMDPYILITVSRGDIKIFELEEKNKRKLLKVDLPEILNEMVITSGLILKSNMCNEFLIGLGKSQEEQLLFTFVTADNQIIFFTKDHNDRIFQLNGVDQLNESLYISTYRLGDEIVPDPSIKQVMINKLGHDNKEEYLTILTFGGEIYQYRKLPQRRSRFYRNVTRNDLAITGAPDNAYAKGVSSIERIMHYFPDYNGYSVIFVTGSVPYILIKEDDSTPKIFKFGNIPLVSVTPWSERSVMCVDDIKNARVYTLTTENMYYGNKLPLKQIKISNVLDDYKTLQKLVYHERAQLFLVSYCKRVPYEALGEDGEKVIGYDENVPHAEGFQSGILLINPKSWKVIDKIDFPKNSVVNEMRSSMIQINSKTKRRREYIIAGVANATTEDTPPTGAFHIYDVIEVVPEPGKPDTNYKLKEIFQEEVSGTVSTVCEISGRFMISQSQKVLVRDIQEDNSVIPVAFLDIPVFVTDSKSFGNLLIIGDAMQGFQFIGFDAEPYRMISLGRSISKFQTMSLEFLVNGGDMYFAATDADRNVHVLKYAPDEPNSLSGQRLVHCSSFTLHSTNSCMMLLPKNEEFGFPQIPSFQNVGGQVDGSLFKIVPLSEETYRRLYVVQQQIIDRELQLGGLNPRMERLANDFYQMGHSMRPMLDFNVIRRFSGLAIDRRKSIAQKAGRHAHFEAWRDIINIEFSMRSLCRDK; encoded by the coding sequence ATGAATGTATATGATGATGTCCTTGACGCTACTGTTGTGTCTCATTCTCTAACAACACATTTTACTACCTCTGATTATGAGGAGCTCTTAGTCGTGCGAACAAATATCCTTTCTGTGTACAGGCCTACTAGGGATGGGAAACTGTATTTGACTGATGAATTTAAGTTTCACGGCTTGATCACTGATATAGGTCTCATTCCTCAAAAAGATAGTCCACTAAGTTGCCTGCTATTATGCACAGGTGTCGCTAAAACCTCTATTCTAAAGTTCAACACTCTAACAAACTCAATCGATACACTGAGTCTACACTACTACGAAGGCAAGTTCAAAGATAAATCCCTGGTAGAGCTGGCCAAAACTTCTACACTAAGAATGGACCCGGGAAGTTCCTGCGCCTTACTGttcaataatgatattattgCTTTTCTACCTTTCCATGTCAATAAAAAcgacgatgaagaggaggaggaagagggggaggaagaggaggaagaggaTATagacgatgaagaattaATTCATAGTATAGATCAAAAATCTCAAGGGACGAATGCTTTTAataagaggaaaagaacCAAGTTATGCGACGAGTTCACGGCGTCAAGCGTAGTGTTGGTAGCGAATGAGTTGTATGAAGGCgctaaaaatatcattgatatccagttcttgaaaaatttcaccaaACCAACAATAGCAATCTTATACCAACCAAAGCTTGTTTGGGCAGGAAATACTACCATTTCAAAACTCCCCACACAATACATCATACTTACATTGAACATTCAAGCTGCAGAAAATGCTACCAAGATTGAGTCGACGACAATAGCATTTGTAAAAGAATTACCTTGGGATTTACACACTGTTGTGCCCGTTTCAAACGGTGCTATCATTGTAGGAACTAATGAACTGGCATTTCTAGATAATACCGGCGTTTTACAATCAACGATACTATTAAACTCATTCGCCGATAAAGAGTTgcagaaaacaaaaattatcaataattCTTCATTGGAAGTTATGTTTAGGGAAAAAGATACAACGTCGATCTGGATGCCTTCATCTAAGAGCAAAAACGGAGCAAGTAATAATGACGAAACCCTACTACTTATGGACTTGAAATCcaatatatattatatccAAATGGAAGCAGAGGGTAGATTACTGATTAAATTCGACATCTTCAAGCTGCCTATAGTCAATGATCttttaaaggaaaattCTAATCCAAAATGTATAACACGTTTGAATGCAACCAACtcaaacaaaaatatggaCCTTTTCATCGGGTTTGGTTCAGGAAATGCTTTGGTTCTCAGAttgaataatttgaaaTCTACCATTGAAACAAGAGAAGAACACAAAGCACCTTCTTCAAGTACAAATAGTTTGATGGATATCaatgacgaagatgatgaagaaatggaagattTGTACGCTGATGAAGCTCCTGAAAATGGACTAACAACCAATGATTCCAAAGGCACTGTGGAAACCGTTCAGCCGTTCGATATCGAACTGTTATCATCTCTAAGAAATGTTGGTCCTATCACCTCACTAACTATAGGTAAGGTATCCTCCATTGATGATGTGGTAAAAGGACTACCGAATCCAAATAAAAACGAATATTCTTTAGTAGCCACATCCGGAAATGGTTCAGGCTCTCATTTGACCGTCATACAGACTAGCGTTCAACCGGAAATTGAATTAGCATTAAAATTCATCAGTATAACACAAATCTGGAATCTTAAGATGAAAGGAAGAGACAGGTACTTAATAACTACTGATTCTACCAAATCTAGGAGCGACATATATGAAAGTGACAATAATTTTAAACTTCATAAAGGAGGCCGTTTAAGGAGAGATGCTACAACAGTTTACATTTCAATGTttggtgaagaaaagagaataaTACAAGTCACCACCAATCActtatatttatatgataCGCATTTTAGGCGTCTCACTACGATTAAGTTTGACTACGAAGTTATTCATGTTTCCGTCATGGATCCGTATATTTTAATCACCGTTTCAAGGGGTGATATTAAGATATTTGAACTGgaggaaaagaataaaaggaaattgtTAAAAGTTGATTTGCCAGAGATCTTAAATGAAATGGTTATTACATCAGGTTTGATATTAAAAAGCAATATGTGTAATGAATTTCTGATCGGATTGGGTAAATCTCAAGAAGAACAGTTATTATTTACATTTGTTACTGCAGATAATCAAATCATCTTTTTCACTAAGGACCACAATGATAGAATCTTCCAACTAAATGGTGTTGATCAATTGAACGAATCTTTATACATCAGCACCTATCGATTGGGCGATGAGATCGTGCCTGACCCATCGATTAAACAAGTAATGATAAATAAGCTGGGACATgacaataaagaagaatacttGACAATATTAACCTTCGGAGGAGAGATTTACCAATATAGAAAATTACCACAAAGACGTAGTAGATTTTATAGAAACGTTACAAGAAATGACCTAGCTATTACTGGTGCTCCTGACAATGCATACGCGAAGGGGGTTAGttcaattgaaagaattatgCATTATTTCCCCGATTACAACGGCTATTCGGTAATATTTGTGACTGGTAGCGTTCCATACATATTAATAAAGGAAGATGATTCCACACCGAAGATTTTCAAGTTTGGGAACATACCGTTGGTTTCAGTCACTCCCTGGAGTGAGCGTTCAGTCATGTGTGTCGATGATATTAAGAATGCCAGAGTTTACACACTAACCACTGAGAATATGTACTATGGTAACAAATTGCCATTGAAGCAGATAAAAATTAGCAACGTACTCGATGACTACAAAACTCTACAAAAACTCGTCTATCATGAAAGGGCTCAACTGTTTCTTGTATCTTATTGCAAGCGGGTTCCTTACGAAGCATTAGGAGAAGACGGTGAAAAAGTAATTGGCTATGACGAGAATGTCCCACATGCAGAAGGATTTCAAAGTGGAATTTTGCTTATCAATCCAAAAAGTTGGAAGGTGATTGACAAAATtgattttccaaaaaattctgTCGTCAATGAAATGAGATCCTCAATGATTCAAATTAATTCAAAAACtaagagaagaagagaatatATTATAGCTGGCGTTGCAAATGCCACTACTGAAGACACTCCGCCAACCGGCGCTTTCCATATCTATGACGTAATAGAAGTTGTGCCCGAGCCTGGTAAACCTGATACGAACTATAAGCTCAAAGAAAtctttcaagaagaagtcAGTGGTACTGTGTCTACCGTTTGCGAAATTAGTGGAAGATTCATGATTAGCCAAAGCCAAAAAGTTCTGGTCAGAGATATCCAAGAAGACAATTCCGTCATACCAGTGGCATTTTTGGACATTCCTGTTTTCGTTACAGACTCTAAAAGCTTTGGTAATCTTTTGATAATTGGTGATGCTATGCAAGGGTTTCAATTTATTGGTTTTGACGCAGAACCATACAGGATGATTTCATTAGGTAGAAGCATATCgaaatttcaaacaatGTCGCTAGAGTTTTTAGTGAACGGAGGGGATATGTACTTTGCGGCAACAGATGCTGACAGGAACGTACATGTGCTGAAATATGCACCCGATGAGCCCAATTCTCTATCAGGCCAACGTTTAGTCCACTGCTCCAGTTTCACGCTGCATTCCACCAATAGTTGTATGATGCTTTTACCAAAAAACGAAGAATTTGGCTTTCCTCAAATACCATCGTTTCAAAATGTTGGTGGCCAGGTGGATGGGTCGCTCTTCAAGATAGTTCCTTTAAGTGAAGAAACATACAGAAGACTTTATGTGGTCCAACAACAAATCATCGATCGAGAATTACAGCTAGGTGGTTTAAACCCTCGTATGGAAAGATTGGCCAACGACTTTTATCAGATGGGTCACTCCATGAGACCTATGCTTGATTTCAACGTTATAAGAAGATTTAGTGGATTAGCTATTGATAGACGAAAAAGCATTGCACAAAAAGCAGGAAGACATGCGCATTTTGAAGCATGGAGAGATATCATAAATATTGAATTTTCAATGAGATCTCTATGCCGGGATAAGTGA